A DNA window from Pyrus communis chromosome 3, drPyrComm1.1, whole genome shotgun sequence contains the following coding sequences:
- the LOC137727461 gene encoding G-type lectin S-receptor-like serine/threonine-protein kinase At1g61490: MVLDAQSFCIFFTLLLLSLISCAKEIYDITPSRPLAQGQTLVSAGNVFELGFFNNSANKYVGIWHKDILPRKVVWVANREKPIAATDTSAGLTISSNGSLEIVDGKQNSVWSTNFSATASSLNNGSAAVAVLLDNGNFVVKFNVGVAADQYLWESFDYPSDTLQPHMLMGFDSVSGTRNSLTSWKSENDPSTGMFLAGLSHEEPSQLVVWINGSTPYWRSGPWDKSKFIGVPEMDDQYRSGFNLEDNTQQGKKYFSFDLFDKTVAAFMDISSEGVLRLIYSKHGENWNTFWEAPAAKNPCDNYGACGPFGVCKASGFPICKCLKGFVPKSREEWSRGNRGGGCVRQIKLFCESNTSQSVASRGNGDGFTKMSSVKLPDFHEFISSLDAEKCKIQCLNNCSCLAYTYVNNIGCLVWPKDLIDIQEFSSGGEDLFVRLRHTKSGEGKRTWLIVSFSAICFIGVLVAMVFVLCRLQANRRVTKSGNIKVTKKYVELTDPKENSSDSTLQEYIREHERSDLFIYRFDSISIATNSFSITNKLGEGGFGPVYKGKLKEGKEIAVKRLSSNSGQGIEEFKNEMLLISKLQHKNLVRIMGCCVKDDEKLLVYEFMPNGSLDTILFNPKRRAELDWARRFNVIQGVARGLLYLHHDSRLKVIHRDLKVSNILLDENMNPKISDFGLARIVQGTQNLENTQKVVGTLGYMAPEYAMGGILSEKSDVYSFGVLLLEIVSGTKNTSFYYHEKQLGFLAYSWHLWNEGRGLDLVDEVLADSYPSSQAMRCVHIGLLCVQDNATDRPTMPDVVLMLSSETDRPQPQRPIFTFQKALSNPQSQKDSIYSANVDTITTIEGR, encoded by the exons ATGGTTCTCGACGCTCAaagtttttgtattttcttcactttgcttctTCTGTCACTGATTTCTTGCGCCAAAGAAATTTACGACATAACTCCGTCGCGACCATTAGCGCAGGGACAAACTCTTGTCTCGGCAGGCAACGTTTTCGAGTTGGGATTCTTCAATAATTCCGCTAATAAGTACGTGGGGATATGGCACAAAGATATACTTCCTCGAAAAGTTGTGTGGGTTGCCAACAGAGAGAAGCCTATTGCAGCTACAGACACCTCCGCTGGTTTGACAATCAGCAGCAATGGGAGTTTGGAGATTGTCGATGGCAAACAGAATTCTGTTTGGTCAACCAATTTTTCGGCAACAGCATCAAGTTTGAATAATGGTTCAGCAGCAGTTGCAGTTCTTTTAGACAATGGAAACTTTGTTGTCAAATTTAATGTAGGAGTTGCAGCTGATCAGTACTTGTGGGAGAGCTTTGATTATCCTAGCGACACGCTTCAACCGCACATGCTTATGGGATTCGATAGTGTATCTGGAACGAGGAATTCGTTGACTTCTTGGAAAAGTGAGAATGATCCGTCAACTGGGATGTTCTTGGCTGGACTGTCACACGAGGAGCCATCACAGTTGGTAGTTTGGATCAATGGGTCGACTCCCTACTGGAGAAGCGGGCCATGGGATAAATCAAAGTTCATCGGCGTGCCAGAAATGGATGATCAATATCGAAGCGGATTTAATCTCGAGGATAATACGCAGCAGGGAAAAAAGTActtctcttttgatttgtttgataAAACTGTTGCAGCATTTATGGACATCTCTTCGGAAGGTGTATTAAGGCTCATCTATTCGAAACATGGTGAGAACTGGAATACATTCTGGGAAGCACCAGCAGCAAAGAATCCATGTGACAATTATGGAGCATGTGGACCTTTCGGGGTTTGCAAAGCTTCTGGATTTCCAATCTGCAAGTGTTTGAAAGGATTCGTACCGAAGTCACGTGAGGAATGGAGCAGAGGAAACAGGGGAGGAGGGTGTGTGAGGCAAATCAAACTGTTTTGTGAGAGTAACACAAGTCAGTCAGTTGCTTCGAGAGGAAATGGAGACGGTTTTACGAAGATGTCAAGTGTAAAACTACCAGATTTCCATGAATTTATTTCGTCTTTGGATGCAGAAAAGTGCAAGATACAGTGCCTAAATAATTGTTCTTGCCTGGCTTATACATATGTTAACAACATCGGGTGTTTGGTCTGGCCCAAAGACCTAATTGATATTCAGGAGTTTTCGTCTGGTGGAGAAGATCTTTTTGTTCGCCTCCGACACACAAAATCTG GTGAAGGAAAGCGAACATGGTTAATTGTCAGCTTCTCGGCTATATGTTTTATCGGTGTCTTGGTTGCCATGGTGTTcgttttgtgcagattgcaagCTAACCGAAGGG TTACCAAATCGGGAAACATCAAAGTAACAAAAAAGTACGTTGAACTGACTGATCCGAAGGAGAATTCAAGTGACAGCACTCTTCAAGAATATATACGAGAACATGAGCGGTCGGATCTATTCATCTATAGGTTTGACAGCATATCAATTGCTACGAACAGTTTCAGCATCACAAACAAACTCGGGGAAGGAGGATTTGGCCCTGTTTACAAG GGTAAGCTAAAAGAAGGGAAGGAAATAGCAGTAAAGAGACTATCAAGTAACTCAGGGCAAGGCATAGAAGAGTTCAAGAATGAGATGCTGTTGATCTCCAAACTCCAACATAAAAATCTTGTTAGGATCATGGGATGCTGTGTGAAAGATGATGAGAAGTTACTAGTTTACGAGTTCATGCCAAACGGAAGCTTGGATACCATTCTATTCA ATCCAAAGCGCCGAGCAGAGCTTGATTGGGCCCGCCGCTTCAACGTTATTCAGGGTGTTGCTAGAGGGCTTCTTTATCTCCACCACGATTCGCGTTTGAAAGTAATACATAGAGATTTGAAGGTCAGTAACATTCTCTTGGATGAGAATATGAACCCgaaaatatcagattttggaTTGGCACGTATCGTTCAAGGGACACAGAATCTAGAGAATACTCAGAAGGTTGTGGGAACACT TGGCTATATGGCTCCGGAGTATGCCATGGGTGGTATACTTTCTGAAAAATCCGATGTCTATAGTTTTGGCGTCTTGCTGTTGGAGATTGTTAGCGGGACGAAGAATACCAGCTTTTATTACCATGAAAAACAGCTCGGCTTCCTAGCATAT TCATGGCACTTATGGAACGAAGGCAGGGGATTGGACTTAGTAGATGAAGTCTTGGCGGATTCATATCCATCATCCCAAGCTATGAGATGCGTGCATATTGGGCTTCTTTGTGTACAGGACAATGCTACAGACAGGCCAACCATGCCGGATGTAGTTTTGATGCTAAGTAGCGAGACAGATCGTCCACAACCTCAGCGACCAATATTTACTTTCCAAAAGGCTCTCTCGAATCCTCAATCTCAGAAAGACAGTATATACTCGGCAAATGTTGATACCATAACAACCATTGAAGGACGGTAA
- the LOC137727463 gene encoding G-type lectin S-receptor-like serine/threonine-protein kinase RKS1, protein MEMPRKMLMKALLLVFFLLFPFCTSVDTIATDQHVKDGDLLVSKDNIFELGFFSPGNSRYRYVGIWYAQKDQKAVVWVANRNNPINDTSGVLTIDRYGRLLLYAYNMQDIPIWSTNVTVQTAITSCRAQLLDSGNLVLFQDNKSESFMWQSFDHPTDTLLSGMKLGFNWKTGIQWVLTSWKSQDDPGTGDYTVRLRSNQHFKPQYFVTYKGLTPYWRSDPLEDPSFVSNQDEMYYLIQSDTTPIRVVLNDSGLLQHLRWNDADSKWKEIWSAPKYRCDQYGQCGANSKCSPDNINLFECACLPGYEPKSVNDWNRRDGSGGCVNKRVAVSKCGNGEGFMKVARVKDPDTTKAARLENSTSDKECEQVCLRNCSCTAYMTIEAEGRIDCLTWYGELLDILVHTQVGRDLHVRVDKIEFAENSRNSKGFLKRRGMLAILMLSVLLALILILALSCWWLKKKKKRKTKDELEETRRHPELQFFNLSTIIAATDNFSSVNKLGQGGFGTVYKGQLPNDDRIIAVKRLSRTSGQGVEEFKNEVALIARLQHRNLVKLLGCCIRGEERMLILEHLPNKSLDYFLFDHTRRSLLDWKKRFEIVNGVARGILYLHQDSRLRIIHRDLKTSNVLLDAELNPKISDFGMARIFHGDQLQDKTSRIVGTYGYMSPEYAVFGRYSTKSDVFSFGIILLEIVSGSKNNGSYQEDHSVNLIGHVWQLWREDRALEIVDSSLESYQSDEVMRCIQVGLLCVQEDSKDRPTMSAVVFMLRGEASLPSPQQPAFVFRKSSCSVADPSIPKGLYSVDDFTITRVEAR, encoded by the exons ATGGAAATGCCCAGAAAAATGTTAATGAAAGCTTTGCTTCTTgtgttcttcctcctcttcccaTTTTGCACGTCCGTTGACACCATAGCAACGGACCAACATGTCAAGGACGGTGACTTGCTGGTGTCTAAAGATAATATCTTCGAGCTAGGGTTCTTCAGCCCCGGGAACTCCAGGTACAGATATGTCGGAATTTGGTATGCTCAAAAAGATCAAAAAGCAGTGGTTTGGGTTGCAAACAGAAACAACCCCATCAATGACACCTCTGGAGTCCTTACTATAGACAGGTATGGAAGACTGCTTCTTTATGCTTACAATATGCAGGATATTCCTATATGGTCTACAAATGTGACGGTCCAAACCGCAATCACTAGTTGCAGGGCTCAGCTGTTAGATTCTGGAAATCTAGTTCTTTTCCAAGATAACAAAAGTGAAAGTTTTATGTGGCAGAGTTTTGATCATCCTACAGATACTCTCCTTTCGGGTATGAAACTTGGCTTCAATTGGAAAACGGGGATACAATGGGTCTTAACATCTTGGAAGTCACAAGATGACCCTGGAACTGGGGACTACACTGTTAGGCTCCGTTCCAATCAGCATTTCAAACCCCAATATTTTGTTACTTATAAAGGTTTGACTCCATATTGGCGAAGTGATCCACTGGAAGACCCTAGTTTTGTCAGTAATCAGGACGAAATGTATTACTTAATTCAAAGCGATACCACTCCAATAAGGGTGGTCTTGAATGATTCTGGGTTACTGCAACACCTGAGGTGGAACGACGCAGATAGCAAATGGAAGGAAATCTGGTCTGCGCCAAAATATCGGTGTGACCAGTATGGACAGTGTGGTGCCAACAGCAAATGTAGCCCTGACAATATCAATTTATTCGAGTGTGCATGCCTGCCAGGGTATGAACCAAAGTCTGTCAATGATTGGAATAGGAGAGATGGGTCAGGTGGTTGTGTGAATAAACGAGTTGCGGTGTCAAAGTGTGGGAACGGAGAGGGGTTCATGAAAGTGGCACGAGTTAAAGATCCAGACACAACGAAAGCAGCACGGTTGGAAAACAGTACGAGTGACAAAGAGTGCGAGCAGGTGTGCTTAAGAAATTGTTCTTGCACTGCATATATGACCATAGAAGCTGAAGGGCGCATTGATTGCTTGACATGGTATGGTGAGTTGCTGGACATTTTAGTGCACACACAGGTAGGGCGAGATCTACATGTTCGGGTGGACAAAATCGAATTTG CTGAAAATTCCAGAAACTCAAAAGGTTTTCTTAAAAGGAGGGGTATGCTGGCTATTCTGATGTTGTCTGTTCTTCTGGCATTGATACTAATCCTTGCGTTGTCCTGTTGGTGgctcaagaaaaagaaaaagaggaagacgAAAG ATGAACTTGAAGAAACCAGAAGACACCCTGAATTGCAATTTTTCAATCTGAGCACGATAATAGCAGCTACGGACAATTTCTCTTCCGTCAATAAACTTGGCCAAGGTGGTTTTGGTACGGTTTATAAG GGCCAGTTACCAAATGATGATCGGATTATTGCTGTAAAAAGATTGTCCAGAACTTCAGGACAAGGGGTTGAAGAATTCAAAAATGAAGTTGCGCTGATAGCAAGACTTCAACACAGGAACCTCGTGAAACTTTTAGGCTGTTGTATAAGGGGAGAAGAAAGGATGTTGATCCTGGAACACTTGCCGAACAAGAGCTTGGACTACTTTCTTTTTG ATCATACAAGAAGGTCCTTGTTGGATtggaaaaaacgttttgaaaTCGTGAACGGGGTTGCTCGTGGGATTCTGTATCTCCATCAGGACTCAAGACTTAGGATTATCCACAGGGATCTAAAAACCAGTAATGTTCTTCTAGATGCTGAGTTGAACCCGAAAATCTCAGATTTCGGCATGGCAAGGATATTCCATGGGGACCAACTGCAGGATAAGACCAGCAGAATTGTCGGAACATA TGGATATATGTCACCAGAATATGCAGTGTTTGGGAGGTATTCAACGAAATCGGATGTATTTAGTTTTGGGATCATCTTATTGGAGATTGTAAGCGGAAGTAAAAACAATGGTTCGTATCAGGAGGATCATTCCGTGAACTTGATAGGACAT GTTTGGCAGCTGTGGAGAGAAGACAGAGCCTTAGAAATCGTGGATTCGTCATTGGAGTCGTATCAATCAGATGAAGTCATGCGATGCATTCAAGTCGGGCTCTTGTGCGTTCAAGAAGATTCAAAGGACCGACCGACTATGTCAGCAGTTGTATTCATGTTGAGAGGCGAAGCATCTCTACCATCTCCTCAGCAGCCTGCATTTGTCTTCAGAAAAAGTTCATGCAGTGTTGCTGATCCATCAATTCCGAAAGGATTATATTCTGTTGACGATTTCACAATAACTAGAGTTGAAGCTCGATAA